Proteins co-encoded in one Chionomys nivalis chromosome 6, mChiNiv1.1, whole genome shotgun sequence genomic window:
- the LOC130875385 gene encoding UDP-glucuronosyltransferase 2B17-like isoform X1, whose translation MPVKWMSVLLLLQVGCYLRSANCGKVLVWPMEYSHWMNLKTILDELVQRGHEVTVLRPSASIFLDPQKSPGLKFESFSISISKDDLDKVFTKVVDVWIHEIPRDMCLTFSPLVQNSFDEYSNIYLKICQDTVSNKQLMTKLQRSKFDVLFSDAIAPCGELIAELLQIPFLYSLRFSPGYTMEKYSGRFLVPPSYVPIILSGLGGQMTFMERVKNMMCMLYFDFWLQTFNEKKWSQFYSETLGRPTTLTETIGKAEMWLIRSYWDLEFPRPTLPNVDYVGGLHCKPAKPLPKEMEDFVQTSGEHGIVVFSLGSMVSNMSEDKANAIAWALAQIPQKVLWRFEGKTPDTLGSNTRVYKWLPQNDLLGHPKTKAFVTHGGANGIYEAIHFGIPMIGIPLFGEQHDNIANIVAKGAAVSLDFRTITRADLLNALEDVIDNPFYKKNAMWLSTIHHDQPMKPLDRVIFWIEFVMRHKGAKHLRPLAHNLTWYQYHSLDVIGFLLACVAAIAFLSIKSFLFIYRKFVMTGKKIKSE comes from the exons ATGCCTGTGAAGTGGATGTCTGTTCTGCTGCTCCTGCAAGTGGGTTGTTACTTAAGATCTGCGAACTGTGGGAAGGTGTTGGTATGGCCAATGGAATACAGTCACTGGATGAATCTAAAGACAATACTGGATGAACTTGTACAGAGGGGCCATGAAGTGACAGTTCTGAGACCTTCAGCTTCTATCTTTCTTGATCCCCAAAAGTCACCTGGTCTGAAGTTTGAGAGTTTTTCTATATCTATCAGTAAAGATGATCTGGACAAGGTTTTTACAAAGGTTGTGGATGTATGGATTCATGAGATACCAAGAGATATGTGTTTAACCTTCTCTCCTTTGGTACAAAACTCATTTGACGAATATTCTAATATCTATCTAAAAATTTGCCAAGACACAGTTTCAAACAAACAACTTATGACAAAACTACAGAGATCCAAGTTTGATGTCCTTTTCTCGGATGCCATTGCTCCCTGTGGGGAGTTGATAGCTGAACTTCTCCAGATCCCTTTTCTGTACAGTCTTCGCTTCTCTCCTGGCTATACAATGGAAAAGTACAGTGGAAGATTTCTAGTCCCTCCCTCTTATGTACCTATAATTTTGTCAGGACTAGGTGGTCAAATGACTTTCATGGAGAGGGTAAAAAATATGATGTGTatgctttattttgatttttggttgCAGACATTTAATGAGAAGAAATGGAGTCAGTTTTACAGTGAAACATTGG GAAGGCCCACTACCTTAACTGAGACAATAGGCAAAGCAGAAATGTGGCTCATTAGATCCTACTGGGATTTGGAGTTTCCTCGCCCAACCTTACCAAATGTTGACTATGTTGGAGGTCTCCACTGCAAACCTGCTAAACCCTTGCCTAAG GAAATGGAAGACTTTGTCCAGACCTCTGGTGAGCATGGTATTGTTGTGTTTTCTCTTGGATCAATGGTCAGCAACATGTCAGAAGACAAAGCCAATGCAATCGCATGGGCCCTTGCTCAGATTCCACAAAAG GTTCTTTGGAGATTTGAGGGCAAAACACCAGACACCTTAGGATCCAATACCAGAGTTTACAAATGGCTCCCTCAGAATGACCTTCTAG GTCATCCAAAAACCAAAGCCTTTGTAACTCATGGTGGAGCCAATGGAATCTATGAGGCGATCCATTTTGGAATCCCTATGATTGGCATTCCTTTGTTTGGAGAGCAGCATGATAACATTGCCAACATAGTAGCCAAAGGAGCGGCTGTTTCATTAGATTTCAGAACAATAACAAGGGCAGATTTGCTCAATGCACTGGAGGATGTCATAGATAATCCTTT CTATAAAAAGAATGCTATGTGGTTGTCGACCATCCATCATGACCAGCCCATGAAACCCCTGGACAGAGTCATCTTCTGGATTGAGTTTGTCATGCGCCACAAAGGGGCCAAGCACCTGAGGCCACTTGCACACAACCTCACCTGGTACCAGTACCACTCTCTGGATGTGATTGGATTCCTACTGGCCTGTGTGGCAGCCATAGCTTTCCTTTCCATAAAATCCTTCTTATTCATTTATCGAAAGTTTGTAATGacgggaaagaaaataaagagtgaGTAG
- the LOC130875385 gene encoding UDP-glucuronosyltransferase 2B17-like isoform X3, whose translation MPVKWMSVLLLLQVGCYLRSANCGKVLVWPMEYSHWMNLKTILDELVQRGHEVTVLRPSASIFLDPQKSPGLKFESFSISISKDDLDKVFTKRVKNMMCMLYFDFWLQTFNEKKWSQFYSETLGRPTTLTETIGKAEMWLIRSYWDLEFPRPTLPNVDYVGGLHCKPAKPLPKEMEDFVQTSGEHGIVVFSLGSMVSNMSEDKANAIAWALAQIPQKVLWRFEGKTPDTLGSNTRVYKWLPQNDLLGHPKTKAFVTHGGANGIYEAIHFGIPMIGIPLFGEQHDNIANIVAKGAAVSLDFRTITRADLLNALEDVIDNPFYKKNAMWLSTIHHDQPMKPLDRVIFWIEFVMRHKGAKHLRPLAHNLTWYQYHSLDVIGFLLACVAAIAFLSIKSFLFIYRKFVMTGKKIKSE comes from the exons ATGCCTGTGAAGTGGATGTCTGTTCTGCTGCTCCTGCAAGTGGGTTGTTACTTAAGATCTGCGAACTGTGGGAAGGTGTTGGTATGGCCAATGGAATACAGTCACTGGATGAATCTAAAGACAATACTGGATGAACTTGTACAGAGGGGCCATGAAGTGACAGTTCTGAGACCTTCAGCTTCTATCTTTCTTGATCCCCAAAAGTCACCTGGTCTGAAGTTTGAGAGTTTTTCTATATCTATCAGTAAAGATGATCTGGACAAGGTTTTTACAAAG AGGGTAAAAAATATGATGTGTatgctttattttgatttttggttgCAGACATTTAATGAGAAGAAATGGAGTCAGTTTTACAGTGAAACATTGG GAAGGCCCACTACCTTAACTGAGACAATAGGCAAAGCAGAAATGTGGCTCATTAGATCCTACTGGGATTTGGAGTTTCCTCGCCCAACCTTACCAAATGTTGACTATGTTGGAGGTCTCCACTGCAAACCTGCTAAACCCTTGCCTAAG GAAATGGAAGACTTTGTCCAGACCTCTGGTGAGCATGGTATTGTTGTGTTTTCTCTTGGATCAATGGTCAGCAACATGTCAGAAGACAAAGCCAATGCAATCGCATGGGCCCTTGCTCAGATTCCACAAAAG GTTCTTTGGAGATTTGAGGGCAAAACACCAGACACCTTAGGATCCAATACCAGAGTTTACAAATGGCTCCCTCAGAATGACCTTCTAG GTCATCCAAAAACCAAAGCCTTTGTAACTCATGGTGGAGCCAATGGAATCTATGAGGCGATCCATTTTGGAATCCCTATGATTGGCATTCCTTTGTTTGGAGAGCAGCATGATAACATTGCCAACATAGTAGCCAAAGGAGCGGCTGTTTCATTAGATTTCAGAACAATAACAAGGGCAGATTTGCTCAATGCACTGGAGGATGTCATAGATAATCCTTT CTATAAAAAGAATGCTATGTGGTTGTCGACCATCCATCATGACCAGCCCATGAAACCCCTGGACAGAGTCATCTTCTGGATTGAGTTTGTCATGCGCCACAAAGGGGCCAAGCACCTGAGGCCACTTGCACACAACCTCACCTGGTACCAGTACCACTCTCTGGATGTGATTGGATTCCTACTGGCCTGTGTGGCAGCCATAGCTTTCCTTTCCATAAAATCCTTCTTATTCATTTATCGAAAGTTTGTAATGacgggaaagaaaataaagagtgaGTAG
- the LOC130875385 gene encoding UDP-glucuronosyltransferase 2B37-like isoform X2: MPVKWMSVLLLLQVGCYLRSANCGKVLVWPMEYSHWMNLKTILDELVQRGHEVTVLRPSASIFLDPQKSPGLKFESFSISISKDDLDKVFTKVVDVWIHEIPRDMCLTFSPLVQNSFDEYSNIYLKICQDTVSNKQLMTKLQRSKFDVLFSDAIAPCGEPTTLTETIGKAEMWLIRSYWDLEFPRPTLPNVDYVGGLHCKPAKPLPKEMEDFVQTSGEHGIVVFSLGSMVSNMSEDKANAIAWALAQIPQKVLWRFEGKTPDTLGSNTRVYKWLPQNDLLGHPKTKAFVTHGGANGIYEAIHFGIPMIGIPLFGEQHDNIANIVAKGAAVSLDFRTITRADLLNALEDVIDNPFYKKNAMWLSTIHHDQPMKPLDRVIFWIEFVMRHKGAKHLRPLAHNLTWYQYHSLDVIGFLLACVAAIAFLSIKSFLFIYRKFVMTGKKIKSE; this comes from the exons ATGCCTGTGAAGTGGATGTCTGTTCTGCTGCTCCTGCAAGTGGGTTGTTACTTAAGATCTGCGAACTGTGGGAAGGTGTTGGTATGGCCAATGGAATACAGTCACTGGATGAATCTAAAGACAATACTGGATGAACTTGTACAGAGGGGCCATGAAGTGACAGTTCTGAGACCTTCAGCTTCTATCTTTCTTGATCCCCAAAAGTCACCTGGTCTGAAGTTTGAGAGTTTTTCTATATCTATCAGTAAAGATGATCTGGACAAGGTTTTTACAAAGGTTGTGGATGTATGGATTCATGAGATACCAAGAGATATGTGTTTAACCTTCTCTCCTTTGGTACAAAACTCATTTGACGAATATTCTAATATCTATCTAAAAATTTGCCAAGACACAGTTTCAAACAAACAACTTATGACAAAACTACAGAGATCCAAGTTTGATGTCCTTTTCTCGGATGCCATTGCTCCCTGTGGGGA GCCCACTACCTTAACTGAGACAATAGGCAAAGCAGAAATGTGGCTCATTAGATCCTACTGGGATTTGGAGTTTCCTCGCCCAACCTTACCAAATGTTGACTATGTTGGAGGTCTCCACTGCAAACCTGCTAAACCCTTGCCTAAG GAAATGGAAGACTTTGTCCAGACCTCTGGTGAGCATGGTATTGTTGTGTTTTCTCTTGGATCAATGGTCAGCAACATGTCAGAAGACAAAGCCAATGCAATCGCATGGGCCCTTGCTCAGATTCCACAAAAG GTTCTTTGGAGATTTGAGGGCAAAACACCAGACACCTTAGGATCCAATACCAGAGTTTACAAATGGCTCCCTCAGAATGACCTTCTAG GTCATCCAAAAACCAAAGCCTTTGTAACTCATGGTGGAGCCAATGGAATCTATGAGGCGATCCATTTTGGAATCCCTATGATTGGCATTCCTTTGTTTGGAGAGCAGCATGATAACATTGCCAACATAGTAGCCAAAGGAGCGGCTGTTTCATTAGATTTCAGAACAATAACAAGGGCAGATTTGCTCAATGCACTGGAGGATGTCATAGATAATCCTTT CTATAAAAAGAATGCTATGTGGTTGTCGACCATCCATCATGACCAGCCCATGAAACCCCTGGACAGAGTCATCTTCTGGATTGAGTTTGTCATGCGCCACAAAGGGGCCAAGCACCTGAGGCCACTTGCACACAACCTCACCTGGTACCAGTACCACTCTCTGGATGTGATTGGATTCCTACTGGCCTGTGTGGCAGCCATAGCTTTCCTTTCCATAAAATCCTTCTTATTCATTTATCGAAAGTTTGTAATGacgggaaagaaaataaagagtgaGTAG